A genomic window from Lactobacillus sp. ESL0677 includes:
- a CDS encoding helix-turn-helix transcriptional regulator, producing MNRIRELRLKRKLTLDDVEKMTGINRGTFNNYESEKTHPKEAVWLKLAQFFRVSVPYIKGKDREAVETLKELNMKEAIEKKIYRNTNGEYLEIVPLYVDTELFYGILNLNKQEVVEAFTSLKAAEKSCERYESVKLGIYLMEKNNAR from the coding sequence ATGAACAGAATTAGAGAACTGCGCTTAAAGCGCAAGCTGACACTAGATGATGTTGAAAAAATGACAGGTATAAACCGTGGGACATTTAATAATTATGAGAGTGAAAAAACGCATCCAAAAGAAGCAGTTTGGCTTAAATTAGCTCAATTTTTCAGAGTGTCTGTGCCGTATATCAAAGGTAAAGATCGAGAAGCTGTTGAAACTTTAAAGGAATTAAATATGAAAGAAGCTATTGAAAAGAAAATTTATCGCAATACTAATGGTGAGTATCTTGAAATTGTGCCGCTTTATGTAGATACGGAATTATTTTATGGAATTTTAAATTTGAATAAGCAAGAGGTCGTTGAGGCTTTTACTAGTTTGAAAGCCGCAGAAAAATCGTGCGAACGATATGAATCCGTAAAACTGGGTATCTATTTAATGGAGAAAAATAATGCTAGATAA
- a CDS encoding VapE domain-containing protein — protein MKLVEDNAKKLAKMQTSHDINFSETEKGALKTNSVMNVMLILLNDKSLKGLFKFNEFTDAIDVIRKQQLQLSTIPTLNFTKGQYEDKDTNSLEAYIEASPNYKHTVFKNALIEQAVDNVARANTYNPLVDYFNNCLKNWDKKRRVDNFFPTYLGAEKDETDILITRLWLMGAVAKAYNPLVKFDYVLDLVGGQGAGKTTLLQKLAPLGLYTDQFTTFTDKDDFEVMRNALIVNDDEMTASNRASFEEIKKFITMQKFEYRKSYGRNVSHFNKKFVISRTTNEIKHLKDKSGDRRFISILVNPDKQQKHPVTDLTQDYVDQLWGEVVWLYQQAKDPFILDKHQSDLLKKNREQFMYTTSLEDELDDVLENTFADTDFIANTDLAYYLLGSQDGFTNNRKASREVRYYMQHKGWDAGARQRKENGQSVRGFRKMS, from the coding sequence ATGAAGCTGGTTGAAGATAATGCTAAAAAATTAGCTAAAATGCAGACTTCCCACGATATAAATTTTTCTGAAACTGAAAAAGGTGCTCTAAAAACTAATTCGGTAATGAACGTGATGTTAATTCTACTAAACGATAAGTCGCTCAAAGGTCTATTTAAGTTCAATGAATTTACTGATGCGATTGATGTGATTAGAAAACAGCAACTTCAATTATCAACAATTCCGACACTTAATTTTACTAAGGGACAATACGAGGACAAGGATACTAATAGCCTTGAAGCATATATCGAAGCAAGTCCTAATTACAAGCATACAGTTTTTAAAAATGCCTTAATTGAGCAGGCAGTTGACAACGTGGCCAGAGCTAATACTTATAATCCGTTAGTCGATTATTTCAATAATTGCTTAAAAAATTGGGATAAAAAACGGCGAGTAGATAATTTCTTTCCTACTTATCTTGGAGCCGAAAAAGATGAAACTGACATTTTAATTACGAGGTTGTGGTTAATGGGAGCAGTAGCCAAGGCCTATAATCCTTTAGTTAAATTTGACTACGTATTAGATTTAGTAGGTGGACAAGGTGCAGGAAAGACAACCCTATTGCAAAAACTCGCGCCACTTGGTTTATATACTGATCAGTTCACTACTTTTACTGATAAAGATGATTTCGAAGTAATGCGAAATGCATTGATCGTTAACGATGATGAAATGACCGCATCAAATAGAGCCTCGTTTGAAGAAATCAAGAAATTCATTACAATGCAAAAATTTGAATACCGCAAGTCTTACGGTAGAAATGTTAGTCATTTTAACAAGAAATTTGTTATTTCGAGAACAACAAATGAAATTAAACACTTAAAGGATAAATCAGGTGACCGTAGATTTATTTCGATCCTGGTTAATCCAGATAAACAACAAAAACATCCGGTTACCGATTTAACCCAGGATTATGTTGATCAGTTGTGGGGTGAAGTAGTCTGGCTGTATCAGCAGGCAAAAGACCCGTTTATTTTAGATAAACATCAAAGTGACTTGTTAAAGAAGAACCGTGAACAGTTTATGTACACAACTTCATTGGAAGATGAACTTGATGATGTTTTGGAAAACACATTTGCAGATACAGACTTCATTGCTAATACAGATTTAGCATATTATCTCTTAGGTTCACAAGATGGATTCACGAATAACCGTAAAGCATCACGAGAAGTTAGGTATTACATGCAGCATAAAGGTTGGGACGCAGGTGCAAGGCAAAGAAAAGAAAATGGTCAGAGCGTGAGAGGATTTAGAAAAATGTCATAA
- a CDS encoding DUF669 domain-containing protein: protein MGLLDALNQVKQEKFDPSEGKTGSGFEKIPAGTYNVNLKEVNHGAWNSGTEYIRFTMEVLDGDEAGRQEFITPTLAEVSAKGKPIPDFVLATSIKTIKVIGQMAGFVVPDSVFAGQTETENYEAIAKAFQPYIGKVMQMTIKESRNKKDPDNPYRNYEFAQLEQPKKTAVKKDPFAGSGDTVNISDEDLPF, encoded by the coding sequence ATGGGATTATTAGATGCATTAAACCAAGTAAAACAAGAAAAATTTGATCCAAGCGAAGGCAAAACAGGCAGTGGTTTTGAAAAGATTCCGGCAGGTACCTACAACGTTAATCTGAAAGAAGTTAATCATGGAGCTTGGAATTCTGGAACTGAATATATTCGCTTCACAATGGAAGTCTTAGATGGTGATGAAGCAGGTAGACAAGAATTTATCACGCCAACTCTGGCAGAAGTTTCTGCTAAAGGTAAACCAATTCCTGATTTCGTTTTGGCAACATCAATTAAAACGATTAAGGTTATCGGTCAGATGGCAGGCTTTGTTGTACCAGACAGTGTATTTGCCGGACAAACAGAAACCGAAAATTACGAAGCAATTGCTAAAGCATTTCAGCCATACATTGGCAAGGTTATGCAAATGACAATTAAAGAAAGCAGAAATAAAAAGGATCCAGACAATCCTTATCGAAATTATGAATTTGCGCAGTTGGAACAGCCTAAAAAGACAGCTGTAAAGAAAGATCCATTCGCAGGCTCTGGCGACACAGTAAATATTTCTGATGAAGATTTACCATTCTAG
- a CDS encoding AAA family ATPase gives MITLPKVETLKPKSQPHNFFIWGATMSGKSYFASFFPNPLVLNTDGNSEQGSAPSIQIRNERNEKGELRQSAIKQIDDVILALQNQDKTKPQFETVVIDVIDDICTMFEQAICFDNGVQALADIPYGKGYAMFNTALQQFVIDLKALPMNVIYISRELTNVDEKTGRKSYEPSLKTKYYNIVNGNCDLVIRTQRLKGDNFYRSIEAKRTDYKPENITNKRVLKLLETIPGMFKKESK, from the coding sequence ATGATTACATTACCAAAAGTAGAAACACTAAAACCCAAGTCACAACCGCATAACTTTTTTATCTGGGGAGCAACAATGTCAGGCAAAAGTTATTTTGCTAGTTTCTTCCCGAATCCGCTAGTTTTGAATACTGACGGTAACAGTGAACAAGGTTCAGCGCCGAGTATTCAGATCAGAAACGAACGCAATGAAAAAGGTGAATTAAGACAATCAGCAATTAAGCAGATTGATGATGTAATTCTAGCTTTACAAAATCAAGATAAAACTAAACCCCAATTTGAAACAGTAGTAATTGATGTAATTGATGATATTTGTACCATGTTTGAACAGGCAATTTGCTTCGACAATGGTGTTCAGGCATTAGCGGATATTCCTTACGGTAAAGGCTATGCAATGTTTAATACAGCTTTACAGCAATTTGTCATTGATTTAAAGGCATTACCAATGAATGTAATCTACATTAGTCGTGAATTAACTAATGTGGATGAGAAGACTGGGCGAAAATCTTATGAGCCGTCACTAAAAACTAAATACTATAACATTGTGAACGGTAATTGTGACCTGGTTATCCGAACACAACGTCTAAAAGGCGACAATTTCTATCGTTCAATTGAAGCAAAGCGGACAGACTACAAACCGGAAAATATTACTAACAAACGAGTTTTGAAGTTACTAGAAACTATTCCAGGTATGTTTAAGAAAGAGAGTAAATAA
- a CDS encoding DEAD/DEAH box helicase, whose amino-acid sequence MYQLREYQTNLIAQIIKSMHSGHRHIIVQSPPRTGKTVVMAEIARRTTLKNNRVMFIIHRKEVLEQAELTFKKQDVNLNLATMGMVQTLTRKVDKLPIPNLILIDEGHHALAKSYQNILNKFSKTFVLFFTATPVRTGRLQLDQVADDIILGQSIKELTENGYLAPFRYFESPNDFDASKLKRSSTGDYTNKSMDEAMSSTIYGHIVKQYQRIAQGMQAVVYTYSIESAINVAKEFNEAGIAAAEVDGKTEASSRDRIVKQFRKQELRVLVNVNLFTEGIDLPNVDCVIMARPTTSLALYLQFSMRCLNPRPGKTAIIIDHANNFQKFGYPDDDRDWKQAIITQDKGKHKATTENTVQIVQCDYCFAVIRPSAVKDGKCPYCGNPVKVIIPKRVADIDLIEARRNKIDEIINDNVMQNVADKKPNELHSMKELKAYAKLHDYKPGWVYFQGKMKGLIKK is encoded by the coding sequence ATGTACCAACTAAGAGAATATCAAACTAATCTTATTGCGCAGATTATTAAATCAATGCATTCAGGACACCGACACATTATCGTGCAGAGCCCACCACGTACTGGTAAGACTGTAGTCATGGCTGAAATTGCTCGCAGGACAACTTTAAAAAACAATCGAGTAATGTTTATCATTCATCGTAAAGAAGTTCTAGAACAAGCAGAATTAACTTTTAAAAAGCAAGATGTAAATCTTAATTTAGCCACAATGGGCATGGTGCAGACACTAACTCGCAAGGTTGATAAATTGCCAATTCCAAATCTGATTTTGATTGATGAAGGACACCACGCCTTAGCTAAGAGTTATCAAAATATTTTGAATAAGTTTTCTAAAACATTTGTCTTATTCTTCACTGCAACACCGGTCAGAACAGGCAGACTGCAGTTGGACCAAGTTGCTGACGATATTATTCTGGGGCAATCAATTAAAGAATTGACTGAAAATGGTTATTTAGCACCGTTCAGATATTTTGAATCACCTAATGATTTTGATGCCAGTAAATTAAAGCGTTCATCAACTGGCGACTATACAAATAAGTCGATGGATGAAGCAATGAGTTCCACAATTTATGGTCATATTGTTAAACAGTATCAACGGATTGCTCAAGGAATGCAGGCAGTGGTTTATACCTATTCAATTGAGTCGGCAATCAATGTAGCCAAAGAATTCAATGAAGCAGGAATTGCTGCAGCTGAAGTTGATGGTAAGACAGAAGCATCATCTAGGGACCGAATTGTTAAGCAATTTCGCAAGCAAGAATTGCGAGTTCTGGTTAATGTCAATCTGTTTACGGAAGGCATAGACCTGCCAAATGTTGACTGTGTAATTATGGCAAGACCAACAACTTCACTAGCACTGTACCTGCAGTTCTCAATGCGGTGCCTAAATCCTAGACCTGGCAAGACAGCAATCATTATTGACCACGCCAATAATTTTCAAAAATTTGGTTATCCTGATGATGATCGCGACTGGAAACAAGCAATTATTACCCAAGATAAAGGTAAGCACAAGGCTACTACTGAAAATACTGTGCAGATTGTGCAGTGTGATTACTGTTTTGCAGTAATTAGACCAAGTGCAGTTAAAGATGGTAAGTGCCCATATTGCGGTAATCCGGTCAAAGTGATTATACCGAAAAGGGTTGCCGACATTGATTTAATTGAAGCACGCAGAAATAAGATTGATGAAATTATTAATGATAATGTGATGCAGAATGTGGCTGACAAAAAGCCAAACGAATTGCATTCAATGAAAGAACTAAAAGCTTATGCAAAACTGCATGATTATAAACCTGGCTGGGTGTATTTCCAAGGCAAGATGAAAGGACTAATTAAGAAATGA
- a CDS encoding helix-turn-helix domain-containing protein: MSLINETEFKQLLRPMVQDLVIENMSQTPVMDIRWLSKTHAAAKLDVNRSTFYRLRKEHAIPSSTVDGIERYSTADLKEFMDEYRS; encoded by the coding sequence ATGAGCCTGATAAACGAAACAGAATTTAAACAGCTGCTTAGGCCAATGGTTCAAGACTTGGTAATTGAAAACATGAGTCAAACGCCCGTTATGGACATCAGATGGTTAAGTAAAACACATGCTGCAGCCAAATTGGATGTGAACCGTTCTACTTTTTATAGACTGCGTAAAGAACACGCAATCCCGTCTTCAACTGTTGACGGAATCGAGCGATATTCAACAGCAGACTTAAAAGAGTTTATGGATGAATATCGGTCATAA
- a CDS encoding phage antirepressor KilAC domain-containing protein encodes MQELIKVQVEGDQQLVSARDLYKGLEIKKQFTDWVKQNFKEFEENTDFVFSPVSVNMPNGGVKQKSDYALTIDMAKQLCLLSRTEKGKQYRKYLIEVEKKWNDPAEIVKRGYAILQDENNHLRIENEKMKPKAIFADAVSTSKTTILIGQLAKILRGNGVNIGQNRLFAWLREHGYLIKKSGRLWNTPTQHSIDKGWFKVREKASSNPDGSTYVTYTTMVTGEGQKYFINKLLNSEQLELV; translated from the coding sequence ATGCAGGAATTAATAAAAGTGCAAGTTGAAGGCGACCAACAATTAGTTAGTGCTAGAGATTTGTATAAAGGATTAGAAATTAAGAAGCAGTTTACAGATTGGGTAAAACAAAATTTTAAAGAATTTGAAGAAAATACAGATTTTGTGTTTTCACCTGTAAGTGTAAACATGCCAAATGGCGGTGTTAAGCAAAAATCAGACTATGCCTTAACAATCGATATGGCAAAACAACTTTGCTTATTAAGCCGAACAGAAAAGGGCAAGCAGTACCGCAAATATCTGATTGAAGTTGAGAAAAAATGGAATGATCCTGCTGAAATTGTCAAGCGTGGTTATGCCATTCTGCAAGATGAAAATAATCATCTACGAATTGAAAACGAAAAGATGAAGCCAAAAGCAATTTTTGCTGATGCGGTTTCCACTAGTAAGACAACAATTTTAATTGGTCAGCTTGCAAAAATTTTACGTGGTAATGGCGTGAATATTGGTCAGAATAGATTATTTGCTTGGCTAAGAGAACATGGCTACTTGATCAAAAAAAGTGGCAGACTGTGGAATACACCAACGCAGCATTCGATTGATAAGGGTTGGTTTAAGGTTAGAGAAAAGGCTTCGAGCAATCCTGATGGCAGTACTTATGTCACATACACCACGATGGTTACTGGTGAAGGACAGAAGTATTTCATCAATAAGCTGCTAAACAGTGAGCAGTTAGAGCTGGTGTAA
- a CDS encoding transcriptional regulator — MPTEQVLANAAFQIERDIKTAMINKGFTVSSLAELINKNRSIVSQAIHGGTTPRDVETRKKIYKILGMED; from the coding sequence ATGCCAACAGAGCAGGTTTTAGCTAATGCAGCATTCCAGATTGAGCGCGACATCAAGACTGCAATGATTAATAAGGGCTTTACCGTTTCTAGTTTGGCTGAATTGATTAACAAAAATCGGTCAATAGTCAGCCAAGCCATTCATGGAGGTACAACTCCACGCGATGTAGAAACTAGAAAGAAAATTTATAAAATTTTAGGAATGGAAGATTAG
- a CDS encoding DUF2513 domain-containing protein — MKLNKECVRKVLLYIEKSNYGVAIGFDNLVNDLSKYDKDTVSYTLLKLEEANYIKANLDSGMAEDHRIILSGGTINEITWSGHQFLDTIRDPKIWSKTKEVANKLEDISITLLSKIAVTVIEDVITGKIIL, encoded by the coding sequence ATGAAACTTAATAAAGAGTGTGTACGTAAAGTTCTTCTTTACATTGAAAAGAGCAATTACGGAGTTGCTATCGGATTTGATAATTTGGTCAACGACTTATCCAAATACGATAAAGATACAGTTTCATATACGTTACTTAAGTTAGAAGAAGCAAACTATATAAAAGCAAATCTTGACTCCGGAATGGCTGAAGACCATCGCATTATTTTATCCGGTGGCACTATCAATGAAATTACTTGGTCTGGGCATCAATTCTTAGATACTATTAGAGATCCTAAAATTTGGTCTAAGACTAAAGAAGTAGCAAATAAGCTAGAAGATATTTCAATAACTTTGCTATCCAAAATTGCAGTAACAGTTATTGAAGACGTAATCACTGGAAAAATCATTTTGTAG
- a CDS encoding helix-turn-helix transcriptional regulator yields MNTFERIKELTKQQHLTLAKVNEQAGIGTNSIYRWKTQTPTSDNLQKVAQVLHTSTDYLLGNTDDPSPVSKKEQNPFVDIADDEKIYAYRGKPIPKEYLDVIRSLMDSDIKKGKDR; encoded by the coding sequence ATGAATACATTCGAGCGAATAAAAGAATTGACTAAGCAACAACATTTAACTTTAGCAAAAGTGAACGAACAAGCTGGGATAGGTACAAATTCAATTTATCGTTGGAAAACGCAAACGCCAACCAGCGACAATTTGCAAAAGGTTGCCCAAGTCCTTCATACGTCCACAGATTATCTACTAGGTAATACTGATGACCCCTCACCTGTTTCGAAGAAGGAGCAGAATCCCTTTGTCGATATTGCAGACGATGAAAAAATCTATGCTTATCGTGGTAAGCCTATTCCCAAGGAGTACTTAGACGTTATCCGCAGTTTAATGGATTCAGACATTAAAAAAGGTAAAGACAGATAA
- a CDS encoding M48 family metalloprotease: MNDLISYLLNYAFDHGISYSLVYEDPDYPSAAFPEKRFIVINMNCKNPKELPFIIGHEIGHIMNGDDGLQFYCDTVSTSVEHHADLKSLKVIFDYAALQYDSFNEPIQFMQQYGIPYRMLNDTAKLFRDNDDLFF, translated from the coding sequence ATGAATGATTTAATATCTTATCTTTTAAATTACGCCTTTGACCATGGAATTAGTTACTCGCTAGTTTACGAAGATCCAGATTACCCTTCAGCAGCTTTTCCAGAAAAAAGATTTATTGTAATCAATATGAATTGTAAAAATCCCAAAGAATTACCGTTCATCATCGGCCATGAAATTGGCCATATTATGAACGGCGATGATGGACTGCAATTTTACTGCGATACTGTTTCAACTTCAGTTGAACATCATGCCGATCTAAAGTCATTAAAAGTGATTTTTGATTATGCAGCATTACAATATGATAGCTTCAATGAACCTATTCAGTTTATGCAGCAATATGGCATACCCTACCGTATGCTTAACGACACTGCAAAATTGTTTAGAGACAATGACGATTTATTTTTTTAA
- a CDS encoding site-specific integrase codes for MPKRLNKEIKEYSLKSGKKRWKFQTYLGQDANGKRISVTRQGFKNYTEAISAYNKLKLQGSENHYKRPNQIKTDEMYQIWFEDYKGQVKESSANKNYEVYKNHVQPIFGNIYMDKIQVKDVQHFANEKAKQIVKYKDAVRQLNILFEYAIRFGYVQDNPVKRIIMPKKTSRPRRDVKHNVYTRKELTDFLTAAEEYGLRAYTYFKIISSTGLRKSEALALTWKDINLKQNKIDVNKTLAYGYNSKLLVQKPKSQMSIRTLPINPNLKDVLIKYREHELNQPLVCDKLFHTFNGAYLRLSKPDQWLQAIYKKNPKLKHITLHGFRHTFATLLISETNVKPKTVQMLMGHETITMTMDIYTHLTNKNKKDARDAVNFLNI; via the coding sequence ATGCCTAAAAGATTGAATAAGGAGATCAAAGAATATAGCCTCAAATCCGGTAAAAAAAGATGGAAGTTTCAAACTTATTTAGGACAAGATGCAAATGGTAAGCGCATCAGCGTGACACGTCAAGGCTTTAAGAATTATACCGAAGCTATCTCAGCTTATAATAAGCTAAAGCTTCAGGGTTCTGAAAATCATTACAAGCGGCCTAATCAGATTAAAACCGATGAAATGTATCAAATTTGGTTTGAAGATTACAAAGGTCAGGTCAAAGAATCATCAGCCAATAAGAATTATGAAGTTTATAAAAATCATGTACAGCCAATCTTTGGCAACATTTACATGGATAAAATTCAAGTTAAAGATGTACAGCACTTTGCTAATGAAAAAGCAAAACAAATTGTTAAATATAAGGATGCTGTTAGACAATTAAATATTTTGTTTGAATATGCTATCAGATTTGGTTATGTGCAAGATAATCCTGTTAAGCGAATAATTATGCCTAAGAAGACTTCTCGGCCTCGTAGGGACGTAAAACATAATGTTTACACCAGAAAAGAATTAACTGACTTTTTAACTGCGGCAGAAGAATATGGATTACGGGCTTATACATACTTTAAAATAATCTCATCAACTGGCTTGCGTAAATCCGAAGCTTTAGCTCTAACTTGGAAAGACATTAATCTAAAGCAAAATAAAATCGACGTAAATAAGACGCTTGCTTACGGTTACAATAGTAAATTATTAGTTCAAAAGCCCAAGAGTCAAATGTCAATTAGGACTTTACCGATTAATCCTAATCTAAAAGATGTTTTAATCAAATACCGTGAGCACGAATTAAACCAGCCTTTAGTTTGTGATAAATTATTTCATACTTTTAATGGCGCATATTTAAGACTCAGCAAACCAGATCAATGGTTACAAGCAATATACAAAAAGAACCCGAAATTAAAGCATATAACCCTACATGGATTTCGTCACACTTTTGCAACTTTGTTAATTAGTGAAACCAATGTTAAGCCTAAAACAGTCCAAATGCTAATGGGTCATGAAACGATCACTATGACTATGGACATTTACACGCATCTTACAAATAAAAACAAAAAAGATGCTAGGGATGCAGTCAATTTCCTTAATATCTAG
- a CDS encoding phosphatase PAP2 family protein — protein MQTSIWFAVLSALILLILIVNIRNSRRFNLFDHWLHHKLVRNHDGFSWQIVAFINDPKLMVVWDILLASFLINEERNIIALWVIATLGFTDITGILLKRWMHRKRPIEHSDLEDGYSFPSGHVLGATCMVLIILQVFGKKLASWLVIALGIIWLMVVISRLSLKAHYPSDIIGATSLAIFCFTISQQILLAII, from the coding sequence ATGCAAACAAGTATTTGGTTTGCGGTGCTGTCCGCTCTTATTTTGCTAATTCTTATTGTTAACATTCGCAATTCACGTCGCTTCAATCTCTTTGATCATTGGCTGCATCACAAGTTAGTCAGAAACCACGATGGTTTCAGTTGGCAAATCGTTGCGTTTATTAACGATCCTAAGTTAATGGTAGTTTGGGACATTTTGCTTGCAAGCTTTCTCATTAATGAAGAAAGAAATATCATTGCACTTTGGGTAATTGCCACATTGGGTTTTACTGATATTACGGGAATTTTACTCAAGCGTTGGATGCATCGCAAGCGCCCGATTGAACATTCTGATTTAGAGGATGGCTATAGTTTTCCTAGTGGCCATGTCTTGGGAGCCACTTGCATGGTACTAATTATCCTGCAGGTTTTCGGCAAGAAACTTGCTAGTTGGCTAGTTATTGCATTAGGAATAATTTGGTTAATGGTTGTCATTTCCCGCTTAAGCCTTAAGGCACATTATCCTTCTGACATTATTGGTGCAACGAGCTTAGCCATCTTTTGTTTTACAATTTCACAGCAAATATTATTAGCCATTATTTAA
- a CDS encoding DegV family protein yields MEEVKLIIDSSANENTDQMVQVVPLTMTIAGQDFIDGEQLDIDQLIAEMAKNTEAGKTSCPSINEWLEALEGSNRAVLMTITSGLSGSFSSAFQAKEMYEKKHPNSHVIVVDSRSAGPEMSVILNEIKRLINGKLRFVDLEQKISEYKTHTHLLFILQSLHNLSLNGRVSPAVAKVARMLKIDLVGTASEEGKLEPLAKVRGMKRALKEVIKRMTEMKYQGGQVIIDHCKNEKDAKILKEKIIELYPQAQVIIRSMKGLCTFYAEKGGLMIGFEDL; encoded by the coding sequence ATGGAAGAAGTAAAATTAATAATTGATTCTAGTGCCAACGAAAATACCGACCAAATGGTACAAGTAGTGCCACTGACAATGACTATTGCTGGGCAAGACTTTATTGACGGCGAGCAACTTGACATTGATCAGCTAATTGCCGAGATGGCGAAGAACACTGAGGCTGGTAAGACATCTTGTCCAAGCATTAATGAATGGCTTGAGGCATTAGAGGGCAGTAATCGGGCAGTTTTAATGACGATTACTAGCGGTCTTAGTGGCAGTTTTTCTTCAGCGTTTCAAGCAAAAGAGATGTATGAAAAGAAACATCCTAACAGTCACGTAATTGTAGTAGATTCTCGTTCTGCTGGTCCCGAAATGTCTGTTATTTTAAATGAAATTAAGCGATTGATTAATGGCAAATTGCGATTTGTTGATTTAGAACAAAAAATTTCGGAATATAAAACGCATACCCATTTGTTATTTATTTTGCAATCATTGCATAATTTATCGCTAAATGGCCGTGTTAGTCCTGCTGTTGCTAAGGTTGCGCGTATGCTGAAGATTGACCTTGTTGGTACTGCCAGCGAGGAAGGCAAATTAGAACCACTAGCAAAAGTCCGAGGGATGAAGCGGGCGCTGAAAGAAGTTATTAAGCGCATGACTGAAATGAAATATCAGGGTGGACAAGTAATTATTGATCACTGCAAGAATGAAAAGGACGCCAAGATACTTAAAGAAAAGATTATTGAGCTATATCCTCAAGCTCAAGTAATTATTCGCTCGATGAAGGGTTTATGTACCTTTTACGCTGAAAAGGGCGGATTAATGATTGGTTTTGAAGATTTATAA